GCGGGCGTGGGCGCTGGCGCGGCACGAGCCCGGTTGGGCGGCCGTCGCAGCCGTCGCGCATCCCGAGGACGTTGCGCCGGAAGACGCCCTGGCCGACACCTCTTTCCCGTTGGCCGGCATCGCCTACTGCCAGCACGGCACGTCGACGCAGTGGTGGCACGTCCAGGTCCGCGCGGGAATGGCCGAGCGCCGCACGCCCCTTCACATCGTGTCCGACGTCCTCGGCGACTACGTCGAGCTGTCCGAAATCCACGTCGATCCCCGCCACCAGGGCGGCCGCATCGGCGAACGCCTGCTCCTCGAGTTGATGCGCGGCCGCCCCGAACGCCGCGTGCTGCTGTCCACGCCGGAAGTCGCCGACGAGGGCAACCGCGCCTGGCGCCTCTACCGCCGCCTGGGGTTCGACGACGTCCTGCGCCATTTCCATTTCGCGGGCGATTCGCGCCCGTTCGCGGTGCTCGGCGCCCCGATCCCGCTGCGCGGCACGGACTCGCTTGACGACGCCGACGGGCCCGAAACCGACCGCACCTCCCGGAAGGAGCCACCGCGATGACGGTTGCACGTCTCCGCGCCCGATTCATCGCGCTCGCCGCGATGCTCCTGCCCGTTCTGGCGCTGACCGGCTGCTTCACCGCCGACGCCGCGATGACCATCTCGGGCACCGACCGGGTCAACGGCACCGTTCACGTGGCCGCGCCGAAGGCCGCGTCGGCCCGGGACTCGCTCTGGGAGGTCCCGGAGGCCTTCCGCGGGAAGGTCACCGTCGAACGCGGCGAATCCGGGCAGGACCACACGGGCACCTACCGCGTCCGCGACCTGACCTTCGACGAGGTCCGCGAGTTTCTCGACGCCGCCTCGTCCGACGCCATCGACCTCGAACTCGAGCGCGTCGGCGGCAACCAGGTGTCGCTGTCGGGCAAGGCCTCGCTGACCCGGTTCCCCGGCTCCAGGGTCACCCTCGCCATCGCGTTCCCCGCCCCCGTGACCGGCACCAACGGCACGGTCGACGGCGGGGACACCGTGCGCTGGACCCTCGAGGGCGGCACCGACTCCACCTTCTGGGCCACGTCCCCCGCGGGCAGCACCGACCGCGACCGGCTCCTGCTGTGGACCGGCCTGGTCACCGCCGCGGGAGTGCTCGCGGCGCTGCTCGTCGTCCTGTGGGCCCGGCGGGACCACGACATGCTCGACTGAGCCCCCACGGATACCGATCCGCCGCGAACACGCGCGGGCGCCGCAAAAAGGGGCGACGGCCCGCACGCGTGCGCCGGCCGTCGCAAAGCCACGTGCTAGAAACCGCCCCGCAGCATGTCCTGTCCCGTGCCCCACGCGGGCGCCATGCCGAGGTTGTGCAGGACCTCCTGGGTGGCGCGGGCGAAGTTGAGGGTCATGAAGTGGATGCCGGGCACGCCCTCGGAGATGAGGCGCTCCGCCATCTCCGTGGTCACCTCGATGCCCACCTCCCGGATCGCATCGCGGTTGGCCACCTCGTCGCCGGCGGCCGCGCGCGTCAAACGCTCGTCGAGCGCGGGCGGCAGCACCGAACCGGACAGCTCCAGCTGGCGGCGCACCGAACGCATCGACGTGATGGGCATCAGGCCCGGGATGATCGGCTTCGCGCCGTGCTCCGGGTCCGCGGCGACCAGGCGATCGCGCAGCCGCAGGTAATGGTCGACGTCGAAGAACATCTGGGTGATCGAGTACTCCGCGCCCGCCCGGAGCTTCGCCAGCGTGTGGCGCGTGTCGGACTCCAGATCGGGGGCGCGGAAGTGCCCCTCGGGGAAGGAGGCGATGCCGATCTCGAAGTCGGCGAACTCCTCTTCGGCGCGGATCAGCTCGATGAGCTCCGACGCGTACCGCAGGCCGCCCTCCAACGGCTCCCACTCGCCCAGCGGATCCCCCGGCGGATCGCCGCGCAGGACCAGCAGATTGGTCAGGCCCCGGTCCAGGTAGGCGCGCAGGATATCGCGCAACTCCGGCACCGTGTGACCGACGAGCGTCAGATGCACCAGCGTGGTCAACGGCTCCCGGGTCACGCGCTCGGCGATGCGCAGGGTGCGGTCGCGCGACGACCCGCCCGCGCCGTACGTCACCGAGGCGAAGGACGCCCCGAGGTCATGGAAGGCCTCCGCCGCGCGGAGCAGCCGCTCTTCCGCGGCGTCATCCCGGGGCGGCATGAACTCGACGGAGAACGGGAGCGGACCGGGGCTGGGCAACGTCAGCGCTTGGCGGATCGGAACCTGGCGGCCCACCGCGGGTGGCGGGAAGTCGGACATGAACGGTTATCTTATTGGCAGGACGAAACGGCGCGCCGACCCGGCCCCCGTTTGGAGTCGAATACACCCGAAAGGTGGCGCAATGGCCGACTCGGCGAAGTACCC
This genomic stretch from Corynebacterium hansenii harbors:
- a CDS encoding GNAT family N-acetyltransferase; the encoded protein is MPESVFRLRLHEAVSLYVGAMGYDPSIVDARVRAWALARHEPGWAAVAAVAHPEDVAPEDALADTSFPLAGIAYCQHGTSTQWWHVQVRAGMAERRTPLHIVSDVLGDYVELSEIHVDPRHQGGRIGERLLLELMRGRPERRVLLSTPEVADEGNRAWRLYRRLGFDDVLRHFHFAGDSRPFAVLGAPIPLRGTDSLDDADGPETDRTSRKEPPR
- a CDS encoding LppM family (lipo)protein; the encoded protein is MTVARLRARFIALAAMLLPVLALTGCFTADAAMTISGTDRVNGTVHVAAPKAASARDSLWEVPEAFRGKVTVERGESGQDHTGTYRVRDLTFDEVREFLDAASSDAIDLELERVGGNQVSLSGKASLTRFPGSRVTLAIAFPAPVTGTNGTVDGGDTVRWTLEGGTDSTFWATSPAGSTDRDRLLLWTGLVTAAGVLAALLVVLWARRDHDMLD
- a CDS encoding methylenetetrahydrofolate reductase, translated to MSDFPPPAVGRQVPIRQALTLPSPGPLPFSVEFMPPRDDAAEERLLRAAEAFHDLGASFASVTYGAGGSSRDRTLRIAERVTREPLTTLVHLTLVGHTVPELRDILRAYLDRGLTNLLVLRGDPPGDPLGEWEPLEGGLRYASELIELIRAEEEFADFEIGIASFPEGHFRAPDLESDTRHTLAKLRAGAEYSITQMFFDVDHYLRLRDRLVAADPEHGAKPIIPGLMPITSMRSVRRQLELSGSVLPPALDERLTRAAAGDEVANRDAIREVGIEVTTEMAERLISEGVPGIHFMTLNFARATQEVLHNLGMAPAWGTGQDMLRGGF